The nucleotide sequence TTGTTTTGATAATTTTCCACATCAATAATTAGAAATTAAAAGAGACAAAAGAATAGTTTATGACGAAACCACAGATATGGGTAGCAGCATTTTTAGCAGCGTTTATTTTACTTTTTATACTTCAGAGAGTAACGAAAAAAGAAGAAGCTCCATCACGTGATCTTTCTTCTCAAATGAATAATCAAATGACTGAAGAAAATACAACGGAGTTAAATGGAGCTCAGCTTATTTCAAATTTTGGCTGCACAAATTGTCACGGCAGTGATCTTGCTGGAACTAAAATGGCTCCAGCACTAAAAAATCTGTCTCAACATTGGGGAAAAGAATCTCTTCTTAATTATTTACGAAACCCAAATGATTTTATGGATGAAGCACGATTTAAAGAATACAGAGAAAAGTATCCAAACCAGATTATGCCTCCGTATGGAAATAAAAATATAAAAGATCTCGGAAAGATTGTTGATTATCTTTTACAGAAGTAGTGTTTCTTTTTTAAAAATATATTTTGAAACTACTTTTTGTAACCCTGTGTAATTTTGTGGATCTCGTGTTACACCTGGACTGACGGCACTAACATTATCTTAATCATCACTTTCAACTTTATTCATAAGATTAGAGCTTATCAACCTTAGATTACATTCAATATCTAAAATAAAAAGTTAATTTGCCTTTGAGTTTCTTTTTAAATTGTTTTGAGCATATGCTCATAATTTATTTTTAGAAAACAATGCCAAGACCAAGAAAAC is from Ignavibacteriota bacterium and encodes:
- a CDS encoding cytochrome c; its protein translation is MTKPQIWVAAFLAAFILLFILQRVTKKEEAPSRDLSSQMNNQMTEENTTELNGAQLISNFGCTNCHGSDLAGTKMAPALKNLSQHWGKESLLNYLRNPNDFMDEARFKEYREKYPNQIMPPYGNKNIKDLGKIVDYLLQK